The Tenrec ecaudatus isolate mTenEca1 chromosome 12, mTenEca1.hap1, whole genome shotgun sequence genomic interval CAGGGCTGATCCATGTTCCTCCCTGGGCTTGACCTTCAGGGACCAGAGACCCTGGCTGGGCTTTCCCTGGGCCCCTCTGCCTGGTCCTCTGTCCTGAGCTGCCCTGTGCTTGGAGAGGTTCACTCCCATGGCTCCAGGATgactcgggggtgggggtgggatgggtggATGGCCCTTGTGGGCAGGGCCAGCAAGGGGTTTCTTTCTGCAGTGTTTGGAGACAAAACATGGCTGGTAACCCTGAGCCCTCTGGACAGGCCTCCTGAGGTCAGTGAGGACCCAGGGGTGGCCTGGGAAGGAGCTTGCATGAGAGGCTTGGGGCAGGATGCTGGGCCAGGGGTCTCAGGctctgggggagatgacttgtgaCCTCTCAGTGCCTGGGGTAGGTCCAGGAAGGGCAGCAGGGGACTGGACACTGGGCAAAAGGGTCCTCACAGGCTCAGGGTGGGGTGGAACCAGCCGGGCCCCTACTCACAAGTTCTTGTACTATGCTCTCTCCTGTCTGCTGGCCAGTGGTCTAAACATCTGGAGTGCGTGACCTGGGAGGGTCCCAGCGGAAACGCCGGCCGTTACAGGGGACGGACGCGGACAGCGGGAGGGTAGGAGGGAATCTGGCCTGTCCTGCCACCCCTACCCCGCTCAGTGGCCTGGGAGGCCATGGCCCAGCTTCAGTGTCCTCCGTGGTCAGATAGACCTTGAAGCCTGTAAGGACACAGGGAGACTTTTGTCCGGTCATCCTATGCCCCTTCAACTCGGGGCCTGCCCACCTGCCTCGCACTCACAAACCAAAGTCAACAGCTGTCCTCGCAGAAAGGGAAACTGAGGGCAGAGGCCTTCTGGGTTGGGCTGGGCAGAACCCCGCCCTTAGCTTGGTGCCTTTTTCCGGCCCCTGTGGTTCACTCTTCGGCTCTGTGGCTGACGGACCCACACAGTAAGTGGACACAGATCAGCCTGTTTGCCCAAGCCCCAGATGTGGGCTACCCTCGGTCATCTTCTGCCTGCTACACCCTCGGGGTTCCAGCTGTGGTGGGGGACATGGGGGTTGTGTCTCGGCAGTGACCCAGACCTCTCTGTCTGCTAGAAAGTCCACTGCACTCTTGGTCTTTCTAAAAATCGctccatgtgtgtgtgcatgtgtgtgtgtgtgtgcacctggCAGGGGCTAGGGGCTCCGCCACCAGCCCTCCGGTGAGCCTgaacatccctgggtgctggacaaAGCAGCTTCTTAAAACGAACCAGTAATGGTCCTGAAGCGTGTCTCAAAGTGGGGCTCTGGGCAGGTCACTGAGGCTGCCTGGCCTCAGTTTGTGCGGCCTCAGAAATGGGCATCTAAGAGTAATGGTTAACCTCCCAGAACCCCTGGCCGTGGATGTTGCCTAGCTGGGCTGGTCAGTGGGGCTTTCTCCTCAGTTGCCTCCTGCCACCGGGAATGGGAAGCACagggtggggggttgggtgggggcacTGGTAAGGCCATGTGTGCACCAGGTGGCTGGGGTGCTGGGCAGGGAGGTCACAGTGCCCAGAGCAGGGCCAGGCACCCCAATTGGGGCTCTGCCCACCACCCTTGAGCATGCTGTGTGGCCCACCCACCCCAGCCTCagttttccattttgggggggataGCCTGGGAGTCATGACGTCCTGCCTGCGTCGGCCACAGCACTAATGCACAcgtgtttcctgcttccagagACTTCGATGCACTCAGGAAGGAGAACATCTATGACAACAACCAGCTGGTGAGCCCCTactgccccggccccggccccggacCATGCCAGCCATGGCCCAGTGGCCACTGGGCGCCCGAGCCTGGGGTCAACCAGTCCTGACCAGTGGGGTCCAGAATGAGACCTCTTCAGTACCTCTTCTCTGGGTGGGAGGAGCAGTCTGGAAGGGGTGGTCCCTGGAGGCCCAGCTGCCAAGCCCACACCACGTGACCTGCCTCCCCCATGCGCTGCCCCACCCAGGCTTGGCTGCACCTGCTCCGACCCTGGGAGTAGTTGGGTCTGCATTCATGTCCTTTATGGCCAGTGGGCCCTGAGTGGCCCTCCCTGTgtccagcctcagtttcccctactgcacaatcatcaccagtGCTGCTCCTGAAATCACCTTCATTCATTCACGGGGCAAGGGTCCCCCGACCTCTGCCTTGCTGGGGCACAGGATGGGGTGGAGCGCCAGGCGGCCTGCCTTGGGCCCTGGAGCTCCCGGAGCAGCAGCCGCCCCGCCCGTGACTGTCGGTCGCAATGAACCCTCCCGGGTCCAGACTCTGTCTTGGTGGCTGCAGGGCAAAGGGAAGGCATCGACCTGGAGGGCAGCCTGGTGGGGAAGAGGCAAGGGGGTGCCCCTGGAGGTGAGAGGAAGGGCAGTGAGAACATGGCTGTGCTGGGGACGTCGGTTCTTCTGAGGGGGCCCGCATGTCCTCTGGGTtctggaggggtggtggtgaccTGGGAGTGGCCCTGGGTTTGCAGGTGTCTGAGATGACAGTGGGGGGCAGGTGATGGAACTCAGACCACAGCTGTCAGAATGTAGGAgtcgggcgggggtggggtgggtaaggTAAGTGGTCAGCatgggtgggaggtgggcaggCCACAGGGGGTCAGGCCCAGGGGTCCCAGGAAACATCTTCTGAGATGTGGCTGCTGACATGTAAGCTTGTAGGTTGAAATTGGGGTCCCCTCCCTTCTGGGGAGATTTCAAGCTGGGGAGGAGGGGCCTGCTTCCAAAACTGAGATGGAAGGGTCAGCCCTGGGGGCCAGCAGAGGAGGCCACCTCAGGCGTCCAGGGGAATCAGCCAGCGCCGTGTGCATTGTCTAAGCCTGCCAGGGTCCAGAGAGGCCGGACTGTAGCCTGACCACTAGGTAACACTGCCCGGGGTCTCTAAGACTTGGCGGGCTGGAGGCAGGGCCAAAGGGATGCTTCCTGCCGGGAGGGAGGAGGGTTTCTTACTGCTGTACAGATGGACCGGGATCTCCACGGTGGAACAGGTGCCGGGGACGCTCCAGAGGACACTGGGTGGGGAAGGGGCTGCTGGCTGGGCACTCAGTACACAGTGGCTGGAGCTGGGGTGCTGGGGCATGGGGGTGACTCTAGGGGCCTCCTCCCAGGCTCTGGGGGCTCAGGCCTGGAGACTGGCAGGGTGTCTCAGGGACCTAGGGGGCTGGAGGGGGACTGGGAGCCTGGGTATCTTCTGGAGGGGGCTTGGGAGGCCTGGGGGGCTGTGATAGGGCAAGGTTCGACCAGAGGAGCAGCTGTGTGTCGATCTGGGGGGCAGAGAGCGGGGAGAGGTCCTATCCAGGTGTGTGCAGGTGGCAGGGGGCCGGCCTTGGCCTCACATTCTCCCAAGTTCTCCAAGTCCACTGggcgggggatggaggggggctCAGGAGAGGGACTGGAATGATGGGGCCTGGAGTTAGGGCGACGCTGCACCCCGACAGCCCAGGAGCCCGGCAGGTCGTCCCCCATTTGTAGGTCCTTCCTGGCCCCCTTGGATGCCAAGCGGTGGGGGATGGGTCTAGGAGGCCCGTGGAATCAGATAACTGGGAGTGAAGGTcgtgggggctggggcagggggcgCTGCCAGGCTATATATGTGCAGTCCCAGAATCCCTGAGGACCCTGCCTGGCCCTCTGCCTCTGCTCCGAGGACCCGGGCCATCTGTGTCCCTTGCAACCCAAGGGGGAGGGGGCTCAGCATTCCAGGGTGCAGCAGCCCCTCCGAGGAGAGGTCCACTCCTAATGCTAGGGCTGGTGCCAGCTGTCGGCAAGGCCTGTGGGGAGCAATGGTGTGTGAGGTGTCCAGGGTGCCGGGGGTCAAGATTGTGGAGCGGGGATCCGGGCCTGTGAAGGCCTGGGGGCAGCTCAAGGGTGCCCTCCCTAACCGGGGGTGAGACAGGTAAATGGAGGTGCCGGGAACACATGCAGGACACCCACCCCTCGGACCGAACCTCTCATGGTGTCTGTGTAGAAAGGTggtggggttcctgccaggtccaGCTGACCCCATGCCACGTCCCCTGTCCCCAGGCCTTCCGCGTGGCCGAGGAGCAGTTGGGTATCCCGGCCCTGCTGGACGCCGAAGACATGGTGGCCCTCAAGGTGCCAGACAGACTGAGCATTCTGACCTACACGTCCCAGTATTACAACTACTTCCACGGCCGCTCACCCAGTGAGTGCCCCTACCAGCCGGgcacaggctcccaggcaggggtGGGAACAGGCTGTGTTTCTCTGGGGCGGCATGGGGAGGGGACAGGACCCCTGTCCTGGCCAGGGGACAGCCCAGCTCCAGAACCATTCCCTGATTGTGCAGCAgggactgggggggagggggaggcaagcGGAGGGGGGTCGATCCCAGGCTCCCACAGGCCCACCAGAGCCCCAGGTCCCAGCCCACATTCCTCAATCCAGCCTATCACCAGGGCAAGGAGACAGTCACCTCATGTCCCTGCccattgggggaggggaggcccgGGCTCTGCTAGggctgcccttccccaccccaccagcaGGAGAGCTACCCTTCCTTGAGCTAGGTGCTTCCAGGGaccctgtggggggaggggagctcaagtcccccccctctctcctgccagtTGGAGGCATGGCTGGTGTGAAGAGACCCCCATCTGCCCCTGAGGAGGAACCATCCGGCAAGAAGACCCCAGACCAGCTGGCCTCACCCAGCCCACCCCGGGGCCAGCCGCTGACCCCAGTCAGGACCAACCCTGTTGTCCAGGGGAGAGCTGCGGGGGCGCAGGACCCTCCCGCAAAAGCTGTAAGCACCCCCTGACAGCTCCATCTGGTATTGGATTTTCCACCAGCTCCCCCTGAAGGGATTTGTTAGGGGACCCCCAAACAAACAGGTAGGAATGACTCCTGGGAGCCCATGGTCAAGCttcagccaccccaccccccctttaGCAAGAGGCCCCAGAAAGACTGAGCCCAGGGCTGCTTGAGGCCTGCATGGTGGGATTGCGCGACCATTGTACAGAGAAGTAGACCAAGGTGCGGGGTGCACACATGGGCCCTGCCAGAAGGGGTGGCTAGTCAGCCTTTGCtcttcagccagctctgcaaaggGGTGCAGGGGACCTTACTTTTCAGGAGGTAGAAACCGAGGCCAGGGATAATATGTGCTCGAGTGTCCCCTGCTGGTGGGAGAGTTGCTCAGGCACTGGGTGTTGGGAACGGGAGTCTGGTGGCGCCCTGGGTTTGGCattaggctgctgactgcaaggtcagcggttcaaacccaccagccgctcctcgggacaaagatgagactgtctgctctacTAAAGACCGACCTCCCTGGAAACCTGACAGAGGGTCCCTGAGTCAGATCAGCTGCCTGGCAGGGGGACAAGCTTTGACTCAGgctcctgggggatgggcagggcCCTGAGCCCCTTCCTCAGGGCCAGGTGGAGTCGCTGACTTGGGGTGCAGCCCACCTGTGTGTCCCCTCTGCTCAGAGCAGGCttctacatgccctttgcctgagAGGAGCAGATGGAAGGGGGGTGGGCTTGGGGCTCAGGCGCTGCTGGCCTTCACCGAGTGCCCCTCCCCAGGGTCTGGCCCCCTCGGGCGGCTCCGTGGTTAGCAGCACCTGTGCGGTCTGTCGAAAGCATGTGCACCTTGTACAGCGACACCTGGTGGACGGCAAGCTTTACCACCGGAACTGCTTCCGGTgggtcctcccccaccccaccccaagcttCCCAGGGCTCCTAACACCCACCCTGACACCGCCCTCTCTCAGCCCACATGCCCAGCCTATCCCTGAGAACCccaccttctccagcaccacctccAGGAAGCCTCCCTGATGTTGTCCCAGGTGGACTCTCAGTCCCTCTTCTCCAGCCCCTGGCTTTCACTCTGAGACCAACAGTCACACAGCAACCTGTGTGGTCTGTCTGAGACCGCCCACTGCACAGACCCTGTGCCCCAACGGACGCTGTCTGCGAGCCGTGCCGCCCCTCGCCCTGTCCCCTGGGCACCCTTAGCCCCTCCGCATCGCCCTCTCTGTCCCCTCCAACTACCTGTGGCGGGTCCATGTCGCAGAGAGGGACCTGAGCTTAAAGAGCACAGGCCTCCAGGTGTGAGACCTCCAGGCACACCGCTGTCGGGGTTTCATGTAAAGGGGTGTCTTGGGGCAAAGGTTTAAAGATGCTCTTAGGGCAATGCTTTCAGGGGTTCACCTCACCTCCCCAGCTCCTGAAAGTCTGGAGTCCgtgagagtggaaagccctgcTCCACATTTCCTTTCCTTTGACCAAGATCCGGCATGCTCCCTGGGccactgggcaccatccacttcttCGGATCTTGCCAAAGGAGGCCatggttcgggggggggggggcgtcggcCACACCTTCcagcctctcttcctcttctggacgCTCTCATACGGAGACCTGGTGGCTCAGCGGTTaatcactgggctgtgatccacagggtgggcagttggaaaccaccagccccccaccccgGGAGAGAGAAGGGGCTCCCAGACCCCAGAAAGAGTTACCGTCACAGAAACTCACTGGGCCATTTTATAtagcctgtcctccagggtcacaggGCGTCGGCATCGACccggtggcagggagggaggcttTTGAGTTTCCTTGTCTTCTGCTCCGGGAACTCGAGGCCAGCCGTCTCCTGCAAGCTTGGCGGGCGCTCCTTGTTTTCACGACCGTGGTGCTGGGAGGGGTGCACGACGAGTGGACACAGGCCTGCCATGGAaggtgaccaggctccctgcttTGagagggacagtcccaatttttaacaatttttcccgcgtcccGCAGCGTTTAAaagagtcccgatttttggaaagcatgcacgacaagctagagtatacagttttcggctgccgtgtggctattttgccaggatatgagttttatcaacagtgtcccgctggtgtcccgctttaccaatgttaaaatctggtcaccttatgtgGGGCCTCCTCCTGTTTTCCTCCCCCAGGTGCAAACAGTGTTCTAGCACGCTACACTCGGGGGCCTACCGGGCCACGGGGCAGCCAGGCGTCTTTGTCTGCACTAATCACCATTCCCAAGCCACTCCTGCCAGCCCCACGCCGACGGGCCAGGCTCCCAGGCAGTCAGGGCCCCACCCTGCGGATCCCAGGCCCCTCAGCACTCCGTGGCAGGCCCGGGAAGGGACCGGGCTACGAGACACAGGCTTTGCAGCCAAGCAGACAGTCCAGAAGTCTGTGCCAGGCAGCTCAGCAGCCAGAAGTATTGCTCCGTCAGCCTCTGTCCCTCCTGCTGTGACCGCCGCTGCCGCTTCCTCTCCTGTCCACTGGGGGCGCCCCGATACGCACAGGTCCCCCACGGGCCCTGTGACTGCCAGCCCCACGCCCAAAACCAGCACTCGAGTCACCAACAGCTCACCGACCGGGTGGTCCTCACCAGTCCAGGGTGCTGCGGCAGCCAGGCACCAGCTGACGGGACCACTGAGTGCTCGGGACCCTCCTCAAGCTCTGCCCCAAGTCCAGGTTGCGCCCCgagcagcagctccacaggccAAACTCAACTCCACCCCAGAGCCTCTGAGCCCCTTGGACCCTGCAGCCCGGATCCCCTTGGCCTCCAAGACTCAGCAGGCCCGTGAGAAGTTCTTTCAGGATTTCAGCAATGGCTCTGCAGGCAGGGGGTCCGGGAAGGCCGCCCCTGGGGACAGGGCTCCAGGGGACAGTAACCGGGAGCAGGCGCTGAGCTTCCTCAAAAAGACCCTTCCAGGAAGCCTGGAGGGACCTGACAGGTCAGTGGAGGAGGAAGGGACTGGGGTGTGGGCCTCACCCACCCCTCTGCACTGATGGTCCCTGGGGTGCCTGAGTGGCCAGGGGCAGGGATACCTTCCCTGGCTGTCAGACATGGGGACTGCTCCCAGAAATCTGGGAGATGGGTGCAGGGGgcaaaggggtggggtggaggggtgcctgagggagggaagggggtctgGTTAGTACTGGGGTGCTAGGGTTCCCTGTGTGTCCTTGTGGCCTCTCCGAGGGACACCCTGTCCTCCATCATCTGAGGGTTTAACGCCTGGTTCAGGGGCAGGACGGGAGTCAGGGTGGGGTGCCAGCCTGCCGGCTCCCAGCGaggcaaggcgaggctcacccgaTGCTCACGATCTTCCACTTGCCAGACGCAGAGCGGGCGTTTCTGGACCGAGTAAAGGCCGGTCACTTTGATAGTGCGGGGCCCTGGTGGCTGGTGGTTACAGGTGGGCTGCCCACTGCGAGATCAacagtgggaaaccaccagccactccgagggcaaGGGATGAGGCTCTGTGCTGTCCTCTAAGGCCACTGGGAGTCGGAATGGACCCCAGGGCCCTGGGTTTTGAGTCACTTAAGAGTGTGAGGGGCTGTCTGAGCAGTCAGGACGCCCTCCACTAACTTGAGCTGGTGGACGCCTCTGGCCATAGCTTGCCTGACCACTCCTCCTGCCCATCAGCAGGTGGTGCTGGGGGCATCATGAGGGGGTGTGGGGACACACATAGGATCTGTTCACTCCCGGGGGACAGAGGGATCTGAGGGtacccctgggggctgaggctgtAGACTGGGCTCCGTGAGGATCTTCCTGGGGGGGGTCTAGGTGGGGAGGAGCCCAGCTCCTTCTAAGATCTACCCTGGCCCCAAAAAGGCAAGGCATGGGAGGCAGGGGGATGATTCAGGGACTGCCTGGCCTTACATGGCCAAAGCAGCTGACCGGAGAGTGGCGTAGTGTCCCCGGCCAGGGCGCTGATTCTGCAGGCTGGGGAATCCCATGGTGGGCCTGCCAGCCCAATGACCCCCCAGGGCAGCCACAGCTCGGGTGGGGTCTTCACAACCCAGGCCCAGGACCCCTAGCTTCGAGGGGTGTGTGTCTTTCATCTCGGCTGTAAATTGTCCAGTGGGTGCTTTCGGCCTCCCATCCCATGCTGACCCCCCCACAGTCCAGGGGCTtctgctgggggaggggcagtatcAGGGGGCCGCATGAAGACTCCATGTCTGAAGCTCGCCTCTCACCAACAGGCTGCCCCCCGCCAACTCCTCAGCCTTCAGAGCCAAAGGACTGTCAGAGGAGGCGTCCACCCCTGACGGCAGCCCTGGGGCGAGGAGAGAGCCCCACCCTCCCAGGGCTGAACTGGAAACCACCTTTGGGACCCCTGCAGCCCTCTACCCTGGACACAAGAGCCCAGCTATCACCCCAGGGGGCAGCAGGGCTGGAGCAGGCTCCAGGGTGCAGTTGGAGGAGCCCCCGACTAGGAAGGGTGAGCAGGACACGATGCTGCTTGGCCGTGGGGTCCCAGCCTAACCCTGGCACCTGGACACTGCTGGGTCCCTGGAGGGTCACACTGGGAAGCCCTGGCCAGTTGCCCATCCCTGCAAACCACCCTCTGGACATTGCCTACCTGTGGTCCAGCCCATCTACCTGGGCTGGGGTGGTCTCCTGAGTGGCCAGCTCCTGGTCCTGGCCTTGTGTGGCTGGCTGGGATACTTGgcctctccacatgggtgctggcCCCTCCGGGTCTCTGGGCATCCCTGGAGGAGCCTGGGCTTTGTCAGGCTGGTCTCCCGCCGTCAGAGCCATGCTGGGCAGTGACCGGtcccactgctggtcctgcaCAGACATGGAAACACTGGCTGGCTGCTCAGCCCTCCAAACCTGGAGAGAGGGCTCTGCCCCTGTCTCTGGGCTCCCAGTCCAGTGCTCCCCCTATGTGGCCTGGGTGTCGGGGGTGGGGAAGATCCATGGGGAGGTGGTCGGGTGCAGCCCCACGTCACACTCCTCCATTTGATTGCCTCCCGCCTGTACCCAGGTCCCAGTGGCAGCCCCCAGGAGGGCTCAGAGGACGGCCCGGCGGGGTGGAGGGCCCGTCTGAAACCTGTGGGGAAGAAAGATCCCCCTGAGAGGTGAGGAGAGGTGGCCTGCCGGCCTGCACTGAGGGTGTGCCCCAGGGCAAgcactgacctctgcctcatgggggAGCCTGGCCCTGGCCAAAGGCTGGACTCCAAACCTACCCTGTGGCGGGAACCTCAGAAGAGAAACCTGGCAGTCTCCTCTGAAGGGTCCCTGCCAACCTGATGGGCTCTGCTCAGGTGCACATGGCACACAGCCTGGGCCCAGCACACAGTGGGCACTCCACAGGTGCTGCAGGGGGAGGGGTATCCAGCAGACACGGCAAAAGCAAACCTGGGTGTccaggagtgcccaggccttggtAAGCAGGCGGCTTCTTGGCCCTGGGCCAGACTTGCATGGGTGTGTTTGCACCTGGCTTGGTGCCTGATGGCCACCCAGGTCTGGGGGTATCCACTGGGTGCTCACTTCTCACCCTCTGTCTAGGACTCTGGAGCTGAAGGGGCCCCCAGCCCAGGGAGAGTCGAGAGCAGGAGCGCCTCCCAGGAAGGTGTGGGGGAGCCCTGAGGGAGGGGTCTCCATCACACTGAGCCCCGTGCAGCCTGACAGAACCTGCGGGCCCAGCCTCTCAGGTAACATGGATGGAATCTGGGGGTTCCAGCCCGCTGTCTTCCAAGCCAGGGCTGCCCACCACCTGGGATCCTGGAGAAAGCACCCTGCCCTCCTGGGTGGACAAAGCCAGAGGGTTGACCCTTGTTATATGGGGTACCTGCATGGTGGTGCCCAGCCTCAGCCCTGCTgggctctctctgaccactggcgGGCCCTGGGCTCCGGGCAGCAGTGAGAGCTGGAGGTCCCTTGCTTGCTGGCCTGAAGTGGCTTTGCCTTTCCTTGGTAGCAGTGGCCTCCTCCCCTCCTCGTCGTAAGAGGCTGACCGTACCTGCTAGCCTGCTGCTGATCGGGTCCTCAGGGCAGGAAGCCCAGGCCCCCGACTGGAAGGAGGGAGAGGTCCACCCTCGGGACAAGCCAGGTCAGCCCCAAAGACCTTGGCTTTCCCTTCAGTGCATGGAGGGAGGTGCCTGCTGGGAAGCAGATGCTGAGTAGGGCTTTGAAAGATGAACAGGAGTTGGACAGAGGCAGAGTGGACGGGAGGAATTCCAGGATGAAGGATCACACCCTGCAGATGTCTGGAGGTTTGGTCAACTTAGGGGTGGGTGAAGTGACCCAGAGACCATGACTCCTGAATGCCAGGGTGGGGGACAGCAAAATCCAGACTTCTGGCCTTCTGTGGTCCCTCTGGAGAGCCACAGGGAGAGACAGCTGACCAGAGGGGCCCTTGGGTTGAGTGGCCAAGGGGGCCTGAGTCCTCACCATGAGGATCTCgctaggggcagggcagggggtgggggatgggataGGGCAGCAGACTCATCTTGCCCCTCCACAGGAACCCTCGTGGGCCCAGCtagccctcccacaccctcccgtGAGGCTCTGATCTCCCCAGTTAGGGTGAGTGCGCTGCGGAGGGGGGCCATGGGGGGCCGCCCACTCTTCCTGCCCTTAGCAGCCCTTCACTGGCCTGTGCACCCCACAGCCGCACCCTGCCCGCCTGACCCAGGAGGAGATCCATCGGCAGGTGCAGGACATCGCCCGGCAGCTGGACGCACTGGAGCTCAAGGGTGTGAGGCTGGAGCAGAGGCTGCGAGCAGCGGAGGGAGGTGAGGCCGGCCCACCCAGGCTCACGCTGGCCCAGGGCCGGCAGGCCTGCCCCCCAGTCCCCCCTGCCCTCCATGCACGCCTGTGGCCCTGTCCACCGCCCGCACTGCCACCTTGACCCCATGACCTGGGGCTCTGCGCAGTCCCTCTGCGCGTGGGTCTGGGGTCCCGCGGTCGCCCCGCCCACCCAGCCAGTGGCTCCGCCTTGCAGACACCTCGGAGGATGAGCTCATGGTGGACTGGTTCCAACTGATTCACGAGAAGCAGCTGCTGCTGCGCCAGGAGTCGGAGCTGATGTACCGGTGGGTATGGGGGTGGGGACCCCGGGCTCCCAGCTGGTGCCTGGGGGTGGGGCTTCTGGGCCGCGGGGCGGGACTTCCGGACGGTGGAGTGGGGCTGGTGCGGTGTGGGGCGGGGCCGCAACATGGGGTGAGTGGGGCGGAGCCGGCGCCTGGGGAGGGCGGAGCTGCAGGGCTGTAGGGTAGGGCTGGTACCCCTGGGTGGGTGGTGCTTATGTTTAAGGGTCAGTGGAGTAGGGCTGGTGCCAGGGCGGAGCCACGCGTGGGGCAGGGCTGGTGGGGTATGGGGGCAGGGCGTGGCGGGGTCCTGCAGGGCGCCCAGGGGTGGAGCCTCATACTCCCTTCCTGGTCAGATCCAAGGACCAACAACTGGCGGAGCAGCAGCTGGACCTGGAGGGGGAACTGCGGCTCCTGATGAACAAGCCTGGTGAGCCTTGGGGCCAGGTTCACACTGTGGGGGCTGGTACCACCCACTGGAGAGGtggttggcagtgagttgggctcTGAGCTAAGAGGCCTTCGAGGAAAGGCCCTGGGGTCACAGCGGAGCTTTGCCTGGGGTCATCTGGaagtgccaccagggcctctgCCCCAGCAGGCTTGTGAGGACGTCAGGGCGGGCAGCTTGAGGTGCTGCTGTGCTGGGGTCACCGCTGACCAGAGCTGACAGCAGTGGGCAGCGTGAGGAGGGAGGTGGCCAGGGCAGGGCAGACACCACTTGAGTCTGCGGGTATTCGCGAGCACCCATGGCTGGCCTGGCTCGGTGTCCGCCCGGCTTCCTGCTGACACCCCACTGTGCCCACAGAGGCTCTGAAGTCCCCCAAAGATCGGCAGCTGGAGAGGGAGCTGCTGACGCGCTACGTGAGCACTGTAAATGACCGCAGCGACATCGTGGACTCCCTGGACGAGGACAGGCTCAGGTGGGCAGTGGGACCTCCAAGGCTCTCCCCACCCCAGGCGCTCCCGGCCTCGGGCTTAGCCCCCGCCACGCGTGGCCCCTGCGCATGGGGAGCTTCTGCGCTCAGTCACAATCTGAGCATCCTCAAGGGTCTGCTGGCTGTTGTGCCTCTGGCCTGCCACCAGAGTCCCCATCCCCAGGTCCAGGATGGGACCTGCTGCCCGGGCCATGCGGGGAACTTGAAGGGGCCCAGTGGGtctgctgcccctctcctcttGCCTATGGGGGCAGCAGGTGTGGGTGAGGGTGGTGCTGAGCCCCCACActgtcctctccccctccccccgcagggAGCAAGAGGAGGACGAGGTGCTGCAGCACATGATACAGAATCTGGGTACTGACTGCGCCTCTGGGGCGGGGACACCTCTGGGGGGCGCCTCTTGGGAGGTGCCAGGCATGAAGGGGGACACCTCTAGGTGGGGTTTGTCAGATGGGGAAAACCTCTGGGTCGGGGCGACCAGTGGCCGGGGATACCTCCTGGGGGTGGTGCTGGGCAGATGTGTGGGCACCAGGTGGACAGAGGGCCACCTGAGTGGGATTGGCTGGGTGGGCAGGCCACTTCAGGGTGGGGAGGCACCACCAGGTGGGGGCAGTTGGGTAGGGTGGTACCTCCAGGTCGGGGTGGACAGGCCCTAATGAGCTCCTGCTGCAGCCCCCTCAGTGTCCTGGGGCAGAGGTGCCCATTTGGGTGCTCTGCACCAACTGAGGAGGATGTTCTGGAAAGGGGGATTTGGTGCACAGGCAGCCAGGCCGG includes:
- the MICALL2 gene encoding MICAL-like protein 2 isoform X2 produces the protein MAAIKALQQWCRQQCEGYRDVSITNMTTSFRDGLAFCAILHRHRPDLIDFDALRKENIYDNNQLAFRVAEEQLGIPALLDAEDMVALKVPDRLSILTYTSQYYNYFHGRSPIGGMAGVKRPPSAPEEEPSGKKTPDQLASPSPPRGQPLTPVRTNPVVQGRAAGAQDPPAKAGLAPSGGSVVSSTCAVCRKHVHLVQRHLVDGKLYHRNCFRCKQCSSTLHSGAYRATGQPGVFVCTNHHSQATPASPTPTGQAPRQSGPHPADPRPLSTPWQAREGTGLRDTGFAAKQTVQKSVPGSSAARSIAPSASVPPAVTAAAASSPVHWGRPDTHRSPTGPVTASPTPKTSTRVTNSSPTGWSSPVQGAAAARHQLTGPLSARDPPQALPQVQVAPRAAAPQAKLNSTPEPLSPLDPAARIPLASKTQQAREKFFQDFSNGSAGRGSGKAAPGDRAPGDSNREQALSFLKKTLPGSLEGPDRLPPANSSAFRAKGLSEEASTPDGSPGARREPHPPRAELETTFGTPAALYPGHKSPAITPGGSRAGAGSRVQLEEPPTRKGPSGSPQEGSEDGPAGWRARLKPVGKKDPPERTLELKGPPAQGESRAGAPPRKVWGSPEGGVSITLSPVQPDRTCGPSLSVASSPPRRKRLTVPASLLLIGSSGQEAQAPDWKEGEVHPRDKPGTLVGPASPPTPSREALISPVRPHPARLTQEEIHRQVQDIARQLDALELKGVRLEQRLRAAEGDTSEDELMVDWFQLIHEKQLLLRQESELMYRSKDQQLAEQQLDLEGELRLLMNKPEALKSPKDRQLERELLTRYVSTVNDRSDIVDSLDEDRLREQEEDEVLQHMIQNLDLQRRGSGQKKKFRFRMGSFWSPKGKSQTPE
- the MICALL2 gene encoding MICAL-like protein 2 isoform X1, translated to MAAIKALQQWCRQQCEGYRDVSITNMTTSFRDGLAFCAILHRHRPDLIDFDALRKENIYDNNQLAFRVAEEQLGIPALLDAEDMVALKVPDRLSILTYTSQYYNYFHGRSPIGGMAGVKRPPSAPEEEPSGKKTPDQLASPSPPRGQPLTPVRTNPVVQGRAAGAQDPPAKAGLAPSGGSVVSSTCAVCRKHVHLVQRHLVDGKLYHRNCFRCKQCSSTLHSGAYRATGQPGVFVCTNHHSQATPASPTPTGQAPRQSGPHPADPRPLSTPWQAREGTGLRDTGFAAKQTVQKSVPGSSAARSIAPSASVPPAVTAAAASSPVHWGRPDTHRSPTGPVTASPTPKTSTRVTNSSPTGWSSPVQGAAAARHQLTGPLSARDPPQALPQVQVAPRAAAPQAKLNSTPEPLSPLDPAARIPLASKTQQAREKFFQDFSNGSAGRGSGKAAPGDRAPGDSNREQALSFLKKTLPGSLEGPDRLPPANSSAFRAKGLSEEASTPDGSPGARREPHPPRAELETTFGTPAALYPGHKSPAITPGGSRAGAGSRVQLEEPPTRKGPSGSPQEGSEDGPAGWRARLKPVGKKDPPERTLELKGPPAQGESRAGAPPRKVWGSPEGGVSITLSPVQPDRTCGPSLSAVASSPPRRKRLTVPASLLLIGSSGQEAQAPDWKEGEVHPRDKPGTLVGPASPPTPSREALISPVRPHPARLTQEEIHRQVQDIARQLDALELKGVRLEQRLRAAEGDTSEDELMVDWFQLIHEKQLLLRQESELMYRSKDQQLAEQQLDLEGELRLLMNKPEALKSPKDRQLERELLTRYVSTVNDRSDIVDSLDEDRLREQEEDEVLQHMIQNLDLQRRGSGQKKKFRFRMGSFWSPKGKSQTPE